One window of the Micropterus dolomieu isolate WLL.071019.BEF.003 ecotype Adirondacks linkage group LG08, ASM2129224v1, whole genome shotgun sequence genome contains the following:
- the si:ch211-198n5.11 gene encoding methylcrotonoyl-coenzyme A carboxylase 2 isoform X1, whose translation MYRCMARLVEQRWQCSVRCMSSASRKRRALRSAFPVLEQPLQPIQRHVYEANLRNSNAYHKKYMELTEKVRKGGGANAIARHTQRNRKLLVRDRLRLLLDDEDFLELSPFAGLGLPYGDIPSAGCLTGQKPLDAIPCLCLFPTYYADQDRAETFGRAGIGRINDLWCVFIANDATVKGGTAYPITVKKQLRAQEVAIQNRLPCVYLVDSGGAFLPLQSEIFPDKNQGGRTFYNEAIMSAMKIPQVSVVCGSCTAGGAYIPTMAEEAVMVNRIGTIFLGGPPLVKAATGEEVTPEDLGGARLHAEVSGCVDYFAWEEKEAYDYTRNIISTLNFQLPEEEEESEEDMKKRKAEEEPLYSSEELLGLAPTSYNYSLDVKMVVSRLTDGSRFQEFKARYGTTLITGFAKIHGHLVGIVANNGELSYQAALKGSHFVQLCDQRDIPLLFLQNTAPEAALTLSTRQAEINSNCLKAQGSMMSAVACASVPKITVVIGGCHGADSYAMCGRAFDPNFLFLWPNARVAITAPGHAGSLLPPDSEQEEEKKKWEDDLNGRLKEESSAFFSSSRLWDDGVILPQDTRFSDTAWTSSNSSSISCPQRNCNRHFCVCRGLFLSSPHFLWKLRTTVPFFVIKLL comes from the exons ATGTACCGCTGCATGGCAAG GCTGGTTGAGCAGCGTTGGCAGTGCTCAGTCCGCTGTATGAGCTCTGCATCCAGGAAGAGGAGGGCTCTGCGCAGTGCCTTCCCGGTGCTGGAGCAGCCCCTGCAACCCATCCAGCGACATGTGTATGAAGCTAATCTCCGAAACAGCAACGCCTACCATAAGAA GTACATGGAGTTAACTGAGAAGGTGAGAAAAGGTGGAGGGGCAAACGCCATAGCCAGACACACgcagagaaacaggaagttgctgGTCAGGGATCGGCTGCGCCTCCTTTTGGATGATGAGGACTTCCTTGAGCTGTCACCATTCGCTGGTCTGGGTCTGCCGTACGGGGACATCCCTTCAGCCGGATGCCTGACTGGTCAGAAACCTCTAGATGCAATCCCATGTCTTTG TTTATTCCCCACCTACTATGCTGATCAGGaccgtgcagagacctttggaagggcag GCATTGGCAGGATCAATGACCTGTGGTGTGTGTTCATTGCCAACGATGCCACAGTGAAAGGTGGCACAGCGTATCCAATCACAGTGAAGAAGCAGCTACGGGCACAGGAAGTGGCGATTCAGAATCGCCTGCCTTGTGTTTACCTGGTCGACTCTGGAGGAGCTTTTCTACCACtgcag TCAGAGATCTTTCCTGATAAGAACCAGGGAGGAAGGACGTTCTATAACGAAGCCATCATGTCTGCCATGAAGATCCCACAG GTGTCAGTGGTGTGCGGGTCGTGCACGGCTGGTGGAGCTTACATTCCCACAATGGCGGAAGAGGCAGTGATGGTGAACCGGATAGGGACCATATTTCTGGGAGGACCACCACTTGTCAAGGCCGCCACTGGGGAGGAAGTTACACCAGAGGACTTGGGAGGAGCCAGGCTTCATGCTGA GGTGAGTGGCTGTGTGGACTATTTTGCctgggaagaaaaggaggcgTATGATTACACCAGAAACATCATATCCACCCTCAACTTCCAGCTGcccgaggaagaggaggagagtgagGAGGACATGAAGAAGAggaaagcagaggaggagcCGCTTTATAGTTCAGAGGAGCTGTTGGGGCTCGCTCCCACGAGTTATAACTACAGTCTGGATGTTAAAATG gtAGTCAGTCGACTGACTGACGGGAGCCGCTTCCAGGAGTTTAAAGCTCGCTATGGAACCACACTCATCACTGGCTTTGCAAAGATCCATGG CCACTTGGTAGGAATAGTGGCCAACAATGGCGAACTGTCATACCAGGCTGCACTGAAAGGCAGCCATTTTGTCCAATTGTGTGACCAGAGAGAcatccccctcctcttcctccagaaCACAGCACCAGAAGCAGCTCTAACATTATCGACAAGACAG GCAGAGATAAATAGCAACTGTCTGAAGGCTCAGGGCTCAATGATGTCAGCAGTAGCATGTGCCTCCGTCCCCAAAATCACAGTGGTGATAGGTGGCTGCCATGGTGCTGACAGCTACGCTATG TGTGGTCGGGCCTTTGACCCTAATTTCTTGTTCCTGTGGCCCAACGCCAGAGTGGCAATAACGGCTCCGGGTCACGCGGGCTCTCTGCTTCCCCCTGACagtgagcaggaggaagagaagaagaaatgggAGGATGACTTGAACGGGAGGTTAAAGGAGGAGAGCTCAGCTTTCTTCTCCTCCAGCAGACTCTGGGACGATGGAGTCATTCTGCCTCAGGACACCAG GTTCTCAGACACTGCCTGGACATCATCAAACAGCAGCAGTATCAGCTGTCCACAGAGAAACTGCAATCGGCACTTCTGCGTATGTAGAggcctctttctttcttcacctCACTTCCTCTGGAAACTACGAACAACTGTGCCTTTCTTTGTAATTAAACTGTTGTAA
- the si:ch211-198n5.11 gene encoding methylcrotonoyl-coenzyme A carboxylase 2 isoform X5: MYRCMARLVEQRWQCSVRCMSSASRKRRALRSAFPVLEQPLQPIQRHVYEANLRNSNAYHKKYMELTEKVRKGGGANAIARHTQRNRKLLVRDRLRLLLDDEDFLELSPFAGLGLPYGDIPSAGCLTGIGRINDLWCVFIANDATVKGGTAYPITVKKQLRAQEVAIQNRLPCVYLVDSGGAFLPLQSEIFPDKNQGGRTFYNEAIMSAMKIPQVSVVCGSCTAGGAYIPTMAEEAVMVNRIGTIFLGGPPLVKAATGEEVTPEDLGGARLHAEVSGCVDYFAWEEKEAYDYTRNIISTLNFQLPEEEEESEEDMKKRKAEEEPLYSSEELLGLAPTSYNYSLDVKMVVSRLTDGSRFQEFKARYGTTLITGFAKIHGHLVGIVANNGELSYQAALKGSHFVQLCDQRDIPLLFLQNTAPEAALTLSTRQAEINSNCLKAQGSMMSAVACASVPKITVVIGGCHGADSYAMCGRAFDPNFLFLWPNARVAITAPGHAGSLLPPDSEQEEEKKKWEDDLNGRLKEESSAFFSSSRLWDDGVILPQDTRKVLRHCLDIIKQQQYQLSTEKLQSALLRM; this comes from the exons ATGTACCGCTGCATGGCAAG GCTGGTTGAGCAGCGTTGGCAGTGCTCAGTCCGCTGTATGAGCTCTGCATCCAGGAAGAGGAGGGCTCTGCGCAGTGCCTTCCCGGTGCTGGAGCAGCCCCTGCAACCCATCCAGCGACATGTGTATGAAGCTAATCTCCGAAACAGCAACGCCTACCATAAGAA GTACATGGAGTTAACTGAGAAGGTGAGAAAAGGTGGAGGGGCAAACGCCATAGCCAGACACACgcagagaaacaggaagttgctgGTCAGGGATCGGCTGCGCCTCCTTTTGGATGATGAGGACTTCCTTGAGCTGTCACCATTCGCTGGTCTGGGTCTGCCGTACGGGGACATCCCTTCAGCCGGATGCCTGACTG GCATTGGCAGGATCAATGACCTGTGGTGTGTGTTCATTGCCAACGATGCCACAGTGAAAGGTGGCACAGCGTATCCAATCACAGTGAAGAAGCAGCTACGGGCACAGGAAGTGGCGATTCAGAATCGCCTGCCTTGTGTTTACCTGGTCGACTCTGGAGGAGCTTTTCTACCACtgcag TCAGAGATCTTTCCTGATAAGAACCAGGGAGGAAGGACGTTCTATAACGAAGCCATCATGTCTGCCATGAAGATCCCACAG GTGTCAGTGGTGTGCGGGTCGTGCACGGCTGGTGGAGCTTACATTCCCACAATGGCGGAAGAGGCAGTGATGGTGAACCGGATAGGGACCATATTTCTGGGAGGACCACCACTTGTCAAGGCCGCCACTGGGGAGGAAGTTACACCAGAGGACTTGGGAGGAGCCAGGCTTCATGCTGA GGTGAGTGGCTGTGTGGACTATTTTGCctgggaagaaaaggaggcgTATGATTACACCAGAAACATCATATCCACCCTCAACTTCCAGCTGcccgaggaagaggaggagagtgagGAGGACATGAAGAAGAggaaagcagaggaggagcCGCTTTATAGTTCAGAGGAGCTGTTGGGGCTCGCTCCCACGAGTTATAACTACAGTCTGGATGTTAAAATG gtAGTCAGTCGACTGACTGACGGGAGCCGCTTCCAGGAGTTTAAAGCTCGCTATGGAACCACACTCATCACTGGCTTTGCAAAGATCCATGG CCACTTGGTAGGAATAGTGGCCAACAATGGCGAACTGTCATACCAGGCTGCACTGAAAGGCAGCCATTTTGTCCAATTGTGTGACCAGAGAGAcatccccctcctcttcctccagaaCACAGCACCAGAAGCAGCTCTAACATTATCGACAAGACAG GCAGAGATAAATAGCAACTGTCTGAAGGCTCAGGGCTCAATGATGTCAGCAGTAGCATGTGCCTCCGTCCCCAAAATCACAGTGGTGATAGGTGGCTGCCATGGTGCTGACAGCTACGCTATG TGTGGTCGGGCCTTTGACCCTAATTTCTTGTTCCTGTGGCCCAACGCCAGAGTGGCAATAACGGCTCCGGGTCACGCGGGCTCTCTGCTTCCCCCTGACagtgagcaggaggaagagaagaagaaatgggAGGATGACTTGAACGGGAGGTTAAAGGAGGAGAGCTCAGCTTTCTTCTCCTCCAGCAGACTCTGGGACGATGGAGTCATTCTGCCTCAGGACACCAGGAAG GTTCTCAGACACTGCCTGGACATCATCAAACAGCAGCAGTATCAGCTGTCCACAGAGAAACTGCAATCGGCACTTCTGCGTATGTAG
- the si:ch211-198n5.11 gene encoding methylcrotonoyl-coenzyme A carboxylase 2 isoform X6 — translation MYRCMARLVEQRWQCSVRCMSSASRKRRALRSAFPVLEQPLQPIQRHVYEANLRNSNAYHKKYMELTEKVRKGGGANAIARHTQRNRKLLVRDRLRLLLDDEDFLELSPFAGLGLPYGDIPSAGCLTGQKPLDAIPCLCLFPTYYADQDRAETFGRAGIGRINDLWCVFIANDATVKGGTAYPITVKKQLRAQEVAIQNRLPCVYLVDSGGAFLPLQSEIFPDKNQGGRTFYNEAIMSAMKIPQVSVVCGSCTAGGAYIPTMAEEAVMVNRIGTIFLGGPPLVKAATGEEVTPEDLGGARLHAEVSGCVDYFAWEEKEAYDYTRNIISTLNFQLPEEEEESEEDMKKRKAEEEPLYSSEELLGLAPTSYNYSLDVKMVVSRLTDGSRFQEFKARYGTTLITGFAKIHGHLVGIVANNGELSYQAALKGSHFVQLCDQRDIPLLFLQNTAPEAALTLSTRQAEINSNCLKAQGSMMSAVACASVPKITVVIGGCHGADSYAM, via the exons ATGTACCGCTGCATGGCAAG GCTGGTTGAGCAGCGTTGGCAGTGCTCAGTCCGCTGTATGAGCTCTGCATCCAGGAAGAGGAGGGCTCTGCGCAGTGCCTTCCCGGTGCTGGAGCAGCCCCTGCAACCCATCCAGCGACATGTGTATGAAGCTAATCTCCGAAACAGCAACGCCTACCATAAGAA GTACATGGAGTTAACTGAGAAGGTGAGAAAAGGTGGAGGGGCAAACGCCATAGCCAGACACACgcagagaaacaggaagttgctgGTCAGGGATCGGCTGCGCCTCCTTTTGGATGATGAGGACTTCCTTGAGCTGTCACCATTCGCTGGTCTGGGTCTGCCGTACGGGGACATCCCTTCAGCCGGATGCCTGACTGGTCAGAAACCTCTAGATGCAATCCCATGTCTTTG TTTATTCCCCACCTACTATGCTGATCAGGaccgtgcagagacctttggaagggcag GCATTGGCAGGATCAATGACCTGTGGTGTGTGTTCATTGCCAACGATGCCACAGTGAAAGGTGGCACAGCGTATCCAATCACAGTGAAGAAGCAGCTACGGGCACAGGAAGTGGCGATTCAGAATCGCCTGCCTTGTGTTTACCTGGTCGACTCTGGAGGAGCTTTTCTACCACtgcag TCAGAGATCTTTCCTGATAAGAACCAGGGAGGAAGGACGTTCTATAACGAAGCCATCATGTCTGCCATGAAGATCCCACAG GTGTCAGTGGTGTGCGGGTCGTGCACGGCTGGTGGAGCTTACATTCCCACAATGGCGGAAGAGGCAGTGATGGTGAACCGGATAGGGACCATATTTCTGGGAGGACCACCACTTGTCAAGGCCGCCACTGGGGAGGAAGTTACACCAGAGGACTTGGGAGGAGCCAGGCTTCATGCTGA GGTGAGTGGCTGTGTGGACTATTTTGCctgggaagaaaaggaggcgTATGATTACACCAGAAACATCATATCCACCCTCAACTTCCAGCTGcccgaggaagaggaggagagtgagGAGGACATGAAGAAGAggaaagcagaggaggagcCGCTTTATAGTTCAGAGGAGCTGTTGGGGCTCGCTCCCACGAGTTATAACTACAGTCTGGATGTTAAAATG gtAGTCAGTCGACTGACTGACGGGAGCCGCTTCCAGGAGTTTAAAGCTCGCTATGGAACCACACTCATCACTGGCTTTGCAAAGATCCATGG CCACTTGGTAGGAATAGTGGCCAACAATGGCGAACTGTCATACCAGGCTGCACTGAAAGGCAGCCATTTTGTCCAATTGTGTGACCAGAGAGAcatccccctcctcttcctccagaaCACAGCACCAGAAGCAGCTCTAACATTATCGACAAGACAG GCAGAGATAAATAGCAACTGTCTGAAGGCTCAGGGCTCAATGATGTCAGCAGTAGCATGTGCCTCCGTCCCCAAAATCACAGTGGTGATAGGTGGCTGCCATGGTGCTGACAGCTACGCTATG tga
- the si:ch211-198n5.11 gene encoding methylcrotonoyl-coenzyme A carboxylase 2 isoform X3 produces MYRCMARLVEQRWQCSVRCMSSASRKRRALRSAFPVLEQPLQPIQRHVYEANLRNSNAYHKKYMELTEKVRKGGGANAIARHTQRNRKLLVRDRLRLLLDDEDFLELSPFAGLGLPYGDIPSAGCLTGQKPLDAIPCLCLFPTYYADQDRAETFGRAGIGRINDLWCVFIANDATVKGGTAYPITVKKQLRAQEVAIQNRLPCVYLVDSGGAFLPLQSEIFPDKNQGGRTFYNEAIMSAMKIPQVSVVCGSCTAGGAYIPTMAEEAVMVNRIGTIFLGGPPLVKAATGEEVTPEDLGGARLHAELPEEEEESEEDMKKRKAEEEPLYSSEELLGLAPTSYNYSLDVKMVVSRLTDGSRFQEFKARYGTTLITGFAKIHGHLVGIVANNGELSYQAALKGSHFVQLCDQRDIPLLFLQNTAPEAALTLSTRQAEINSNCLKAQGSMMSAVACASVPKITVVIGGCHGADSYAMCGRAFDPNFLFLWPNARVAITAPGHAGSLLPPDSEQEEEKKKWEDDLNGRLKEESSAFFSSSRLWDDGVILPQDTRFSDTAWTSSNSSSISCPQRNCNRHFCVCRGLFLSSPHFLWKLRTTVPFFVIKLL; encoded by the exons ATGTACCGCTGCATGGCAAG GCTGGTTGAGCAGCGTTGGCAGTGCTCAGTCCGCTGTATGAGCTCTGCATCCAGGAAGAGGAGGGCTCTGCGCAGTGCCTTCCCGGTGCTGGAGCAGCCCCTGCAACCCATCCAGCGACATGTGTATGAAGCTAATCTCCGAAACAGCAACGCCTACCATAAGAA GTACATGGAGTTAACTGAGAAGGTGAGAAAAGGTGGAGGGGCAAACGCCATAGCCAGACACACgcagagaaacaggaagttgctgGTCAGGGATCGGCTGCGCCTCCTTTTGGATGATGAGGACTTCCTTGAGCTGTCACCATTCGCTGGTCTGGGTCTGCCGTACGGGGACATCCCTTCAGCCGGATGCCTGACTGGTCAGAAACCTCTAGATGCAATCCCATGTCTTTG TTTATTCCCCACCTACTATGCTGATCAGGaccgtgcagagacctttggaagggcag GCATTGGCAGGATCAATGACCTGTGGTGTGTGTTCATTGCCAACGATGCCACAGTGAAAGGTGGCACAGCGTATCCAATCACAGTGAAGAAGCAGCTACGGGCACAGGAAGTGGCGATTCAGAATCGCCTGCCTTGTGTTTACCTGGTCGACTCTGGAGGAGCTTTTCTACCACtgcag TCAGAGATCTTTCCTGATAAGAACCAGGGAGGAAGGACGTTCTATAACGAAGCCATCATGTCTGCCATGAAGATCCCACAG GTGTCAGTGGTGTGCGGGTCGTGCACGGCTGGTGGAGCTTACATTCCCACAATGGCGGAAGAGGCAGTGATGGTGAACCGGATAGGGACCATATTTCTGGGAGGACCACCACTTGTCAAGGCCGCCACTGGGGAGGAAGTTACACCAGAGGACTTGGGAGGAGCCAGGCTTCATGCTG AGCTGcccgaggaagaggaggagagtgagGAGGACATGAAGAAGAggaaagcagaggaggagcCGCTTTATAGTTCAGAGGAGCTGTTGGGGCTCGCTCCCACGAGTTATAACTACAGTCTGGATGTTAAAATG gtAGTCAGTCGACTGACTGACGGGAGCCGCTTCCAGGAGTTTAAAGCTCGCTATGGAACCACACTCATCACTGGCTTTGCAAAGATCCATGG CCACTTGGTAGGAATAGTGGCCAACAATGGCGAACTGTCATACCAGGCTGCACTGAAAGGCAGCCATTTTGTCCAATTGTGTGACCAGAGAGAcatccccctcctcttcctccagaaCACAGCACCAGAAGCAGCTCTAACATTATCGACAAGACAG GCAGAGATAAATAGCAACTGTCTGAAGGCTCAGGGCTCAATGATGTCAGCAGTAGCATGTGCCTCCGTCCCCAAAATCACAGTGGTGATAGGTGGCTGCCATGGTGCTGACAGCTACGCTATG TGTGGTCGGGCCTTTGACCCTAATTTCTTGTTCCTGTGGCCCAACGCCAGAGTGGCAATAACGGCTCCGGGTCACGCGGGCTCTCTGCTTCCCCCTGACagtgagcaggaggaagagaagaagaaatgggAGGATGACTTGAACGGGAGGTTAAAGGAGGAGAGCTCAGCTTTCTTCTCCTCCAGCAGACTCTGGGACGATGGAGTCATTCTGCCTCAGGACACCAG GTTCTCAGACACTGCCTGGACATCATCAAACAGCAGCAGTATCAGCTGTCCACAGAGAAACTGCAATCGGCACTTCTGCGTATGTAGAggcctctttctttcttcacctCACTTCCTCTGGAAACTACGAACAACTGTGCCTTTCTTTGTAATTAAACTGTTGTAA
- the si:ch211-198n5.11 gene encoding methylcrotonoyl-coenzyme A carboxylase 2 isoform X4 — MYRCMARLVEQRWQCSVRCMSSASRKRRALRSAFPVLEQPLQPIQRHVYEANLRNSNAYHKKYMELTEKVRKGGGANAIARHTQRNRKLLVRDRLRLLLDDEDFLELSPFAGLGLPYGDIPSAGCLTGIGRINDLWCVFIANDATVKGGTAYPITVKKQLRAQEVAIQNRLPCVYLVDSGGAFLPLQSEIFPDKNQGGRTFYNEAIMSAMKIPQVSVVCGSCTAGGAYIPTMAEEAVMVNRIGTIFLGGPPLVKAATGEEVTPEDLGGARLHAEVSGCVDYFAWEEKEAYDYTRNIISTLNFQLPEEEEESEEDMKKRKAEEEPLYSSEELLGLAPTSYNYSLDVKMVVSRLTDGSRFQEFKARYGTTLITGFAKIHGHLVGIVANNGELSYQAALKGSHFVQLCDQRDIPLLFLQNTAPEAALTLSTRQAEINSNCLKAQGSMMSAVACASVPKITVVIGGCHGADSYAMCGRAFDPNFLFLWPNARVAITAPGHAGSLLPPDSEQEEEKKKWEDDLNGRLKEESSAFFSSSRLWDDGVILPQDTRFSDTAWTSSNSSSISCPQRNCNRHFCVCRGLFLSSPHFLWKLRTTVPFFVIKLL, encoded by the exons ATGTACCGCTGCATGGCAAG GCTGGTTGAGCAGCGTTGGCAGTGCTCAGTCCGCTGTATGAGCTCTGCATCCAGGAAGAGGAGGGCTCTGCGCAGTGCCTTCCCGGTGCTGGAGCAGCCCCTGCAACCCATCCAGCGACATGTGTATGAAGCTAATCTCCGAAACAGCAACGCCTACCATAAGAA GTACATGGAGTTAACTGAGAAGGTGAGAAAAGGTGGAGGGGCAAACGCCATAGCCAGACACACgcagagaaacaggaagttgctgGTCAGGGATCGGCTGCGCCTCCTTTTGGATGATGAGGACTTCCTTGAGCTGTCACCATTCGCTGGTCTGGGTCTGCCGTACGGGGACATCCCTTCAGCCGGATGCCTGACTG GCATTGGCAGGATCAATGACCTGTGGTGTGTGTTCATTGCCAACGATGCCACAGTGAAAGGTGGCACAGCGTATCCAATCACAGTGAAGAAGCAGCTACGGGCACAGGAAGTGGCGATTCAGAATCGCCTGCCTTGTGTTTACCTGGTCGACTCTGGAGGAGCTTTTCTACCACtgcag TCAGAGATCTTTCCTGATAAGAACCAGGGAGGAAGGACGTTCTATAACGAAGCCATCATGTCTGCCATGAAGATCCCACAG GTGTCAGTGGTGTGCGGGTCGTGCACGGCTGGTGGAGCTTACATTCCCACAATGGCGGAAGAGGCAGTGATGGTGAACCGGATAGGGACCATATTTCTGGGAGGACCACCACTTGTCAAGGCCGCCACTGGGGAGGAAGTTACACCAGAGGACTTGGGAGGAGCCAGGCTTCATGCTGA GGTGAGTGGCTGTGTGGACTATTTTGCctgggaagaaaaggaggcgTATGATTACACCAGAAACATCATATCCACCCTCAACTTCCAGCTGcccgaggaagaggaggagagtgagGAGGACATGAAGAAGAggaaagcagaggaggagcCGCTTTATAGTTCAGAGGAGCTGTTGGGGCTCGCTCCCACGAGTTATAACTACAGTCTGGATGTTAAAATG gtAGTCAGTCGACTGACTGACGGGAGCCGCTTCCAGGAGTTTAAAGCTCGCTATGGAACCACACTCATCACTGGCTTTGCAAAGATCCATGG CCACTTGGTAGGAATAGTGGCCAACAATGGCGAACTGTCATACCAGGCTGCACTGAAAGGCAGCCATTTTGTCCAATTGTGTGACCAGAGAGAcatccccctcctcttcctccagaaCACAGCACCAGAAGCAGCTCTAACATTATCGACAAGACAG GCAGAGATAAATAGCAACTGTCTGAAGGCTCAGGGCTCAATGATGTCAGCAGTAGCATGTGCCTCCGTCCCCAAAATCACAGTGGTGATAGGTGGCTGCCATGGTGCTGACAGCTACGCTATG TGTGGTCGGGCCTTTGACCCTAATTTCTTGTTCCTGTGGCCCAACGCCAGAGTGGCAATAACGGCTCCGGGTCACGCGGGCTCTCTGCTTCCCCCTGACagtgagcaggaggaagagaagaagaaatgggAGGATGACTTGAACGGGAGGTTAAAGGAGGAGAGCTCAGCTTTCTTCTCCTCCAGCAGACTCTGGGACGATGGAGTCATTCTGCCTCAGGACACCAG GTTCTCAGACACTGCCTGGACATCATCAAACAGCAGCAGTATCAGCTGTCCACAGAGAAACTGCAATCGGCACTTCTGCGTATGTAGAggcctctttctttcttcacctCACTTCCTCTGGAAACTACGAACAACTGTGCCTTTCTTTGTAATTAAACTGTTGTAA
- the si:ch211-198n5.11 gene encoding methylcrotonoyl-coenzyme A carboxylase 2 isoform X2, with amino-acid sequence MYRCMARLVEQRWQCSVRCMSSASRKRRALRSAFPVLEQPLQPIQRHVYEANLRNSNAYHKKYMELTEKVRKGGGANAIARHTQRNRKLLVRDRLRLLLDDEDFLELSPFAGLGLPYGDIPSAGCLTGQKPLDAIPCLCLFPTYYADQDRAETFGRAGIGRINDLWCVFIANDATVKGGTAYPITVKKQLRAQEVAIQNRLPCVYLVDSGGAFLPLQSEIFPDKNQGGRTFYNEAIMSAMKIPQVSVVCGSCTAGGAYIPTMAEEAVMVNRIGTIFLGGPPLVKAATGEEVTPEDLGGARLHAEVSGCVDYFAWEEKEAYDYTRNIISTLNFQLPEEEEESEEDMKKRKAEEEPLYSSEELLGLAPTSYNYSLDVKMVVSRLTDGSRFQEFKARYGTTLITGFAKIHGHLVGIVANNGELSYQAALKGSHFVQLCDQRDIPLLFLQNTAPEAALTLSTRQAEINSNCLKAQGSMMSAVACASVPKITVVIGGCHGADSYAMCGRAFDPNFLFLWPNARVAITAPGHAGSLLPPDSEQEEEKKKWEDDLNGRLKEESSAFFSSSRLWDDGVILPQDTRKVLRHCLDIIKQQQYQLSTEKLQSALLRM; translated from the exons ATGTACCGCTGCATGGCAAG GCTGGTTGAGCAGCGTTGGCAGTGCTCAGTCCGCTGTATGAGCTCTGCATCCAGGAAGAGGAGGGCTCTGCGCAGTGCCTTCCCGGTGCTGGAGCAGCCCCTGCAACCCATCCAGCGACATGTGTATGAAGCTAATCTCCGAAACAGCAACGCCTACCATAAGAA GTACATGGAGTTAACTGAGAAGGTGAGAAAAGGTGGAGGGGCAAACGCCATAGCCAGACACACgcagagaaacaggaagttgctgGTCAGGGATCGGCTGCGCCTCCTTTTGGATGATGAGGACTTCCTTGAGCTGTCACCATTCGCTGGTCTGGGTCTGCCGTACGGGGACATCCCTTCAGCCGGATGCCTGACTGGTCAGAAACCTCTAGATGCAATCCCATGTCTTTG TTTATTCCCCACCTACTATGCTGATCAGGaccgtgcagagacctttggaagggcag GCATTGGCAGGATCAATGACCTGTGGTGTGTGTTCATTGCCAACGATGCCACAGTGAAAGGTGGCACAGCGTATCCAATCACAGTGAAGAAGCAGCTACGGGCACAGGAAGTGGCGATTCAGAATCGCCTGCCTTGTGTTTACCTGGTCGACTCTGGAGGAGCTTTTCTACCACtgcag TCAGAGATCTTTCCTGATAAGAACCAGGGAGGAAGGACGTTCTATAACGAAGCCATCATGTCTGCCATGAAGATCCCACAG GTGTCAGTGGTGTGCGGGTCGTGCACGGCTGGTGGAGCTTACATTCCCACAATGGCGGAAGAGGCAGTGATGGTGAACCGGATAGGGACCATATTTCTGGGAGGACCACCACTTGTCAAGGCCGCCACTGGGGAGGAAGTTACACCAGAGGACTTGGGAGGAGCCAGGCTTCATGCTGA GGTGAGTGGCTGTGTGGACTATTTTGCctgggaagaaaaggaggcgTATGATTACACCAGAAACATCATATCCACCCTCAACTTCCAGCTGcccgaggaagaggaggagagtgagGAGGACATGAAGAAGAggaaagcagaggaggagcCGCTTTATAGTTCAGAGGAGCTGTTGGGGCTCGCTCCCACGAGTTATAACTACAGTCTGGATGTTAAAATG gtAGTCAGTCGACTGACTGACGGGAGCCGCTTCCAGGAGTTTAAAGCTCGCTATGGAACCACACTCATCACTGGCTTTGCAAAGATCCATGG CCACTTGGTAGGAATAGTGGCCAACAATGGCGAACTGTCATACCAGGCTGCACTGAAAGGCAGCCATTTTGTCCAATTGTGTGACCAGAGAGAcatccccctcctcttcctccagaaCACAGCACCAGAAGCAGCTCTAACATTATCGACAAGACAG GCAGAGATAAATAGCAACTGTCTGAAGGCTCAGGGCTCAATGATGTCAGCAGTAGCATGTGCCTCCGTCCCCAAAATCACAGTGGTGATAGGTGGCTGCCATGGTGCTGACAGCTACGCTATG TGTGGTCGGGCCTTTGACCCTAATTTCTTGTTCCTGTGGCCCAACGCCAGAGTGGCAATAACGGCTCCGGGTCACGCGGGCTCTCTGCTTCCCCCTGACagtgagcaggaggaagagaagaagaaatgggAGGATGACTTGAACGGGAGGTTAAAGGAGGAGAGCTCAGCTTTCTTCTCCTCCAGCAGACTCTGGGACGATGGAGTCATTCTGCCTCAGGACACCAGGAAG GTTCTCAGACACTGCCTGGACATCATCAAACAGCAGCAGTATCAGCTGTCCACAGAGAAACTGCAATCGGCACTTCTGCGTATGTAG